A window from Tenacibaculum singaporense encodes these proteins:
- a CDS encoding WbqC family protein: MSLFVPTYFAPISQYAAIYQSDTITFEVEDNYQKQTYRNRCYIYGANGKLALNIPVKHKTKEGRKKTKDTLVENDFPWQQQHFKSLQSAYRSSPFFEFFEDDLLAIFNKKYTFLQDLNIDTHLFVTDALQIKQQFNKTTRYELNPESTDFRALAIAKKGIEIEMDTYIQMFDDKYGFIPNLSILDLLFMEGANTISFLEKINVNLK, translated from the coding sequence ATGTCACTTTTTGTCCCTACATACTTTGCTCCTATTTCACAATATGCAGCAATCTATCAATCGGATACTATTACTTTTGAAGTAGAAGATAATTACCAAAAACAAACCTATCGAAATCGTTGTTATATTTATGGAGCAAATGGTAAATTAGCTCTCAATATTCCTGTTAAACATAAAACAAAAGAAGGTAGAAAAAAGACCAAAGATACCTTAGTAGAAAACGACTTCCCATGGCAACAACAACACTTTAAATCGTTACAATCCGCCTATCGCTCCTCTCCTTTTTTTGAGTTTTTTGAAGATGACTTACTAGCTATTTTCAATAAAAAATATACCTTTTTACAAGATCTAAATATCGACACTCATTTATTTGTGACAGATGCTCTACAAATTAAACAGCAATTTAACAAAACTACTAGGTACGAACTGAACCCTGAAAGCACAGATTTTAGAGCTCTAGCTATTGCTAAAAAAGGAATTGAAATAGAAATGGACACTTATATTCAAATGTTTGATGATAAATACGGATTTATACCTAATTTATCTATCTTGGATCTTTTGTTTATGGAAGGAGCTAACACTATTAGCTTTTTAGAAAAAATTAATGTAAATTTGAAATAG
- a CDS encoding Crp/Fnr family transcriptional regulator: protein MEFFREFSQNFYPLSEDALNKIFNILSIKKFPKNYKLVSLGQKPTNVYILKEGIIRSYNIDIKGKEHTKTIYTPVITSGNLGALIKNEPSELIYECLTDCEVIECDYHDFYKLSLQHHEISIFHYKILQNIYIREESKILELQMLDATQRYKKLQENYPNIDNLINQYHIASYLNITPVQLSRIRNNYNY from the coding sequence ATGGAGTTTTTTAGAGAATTTTCCCAGAATTTCTACCCTTTATCTGAAGATGCTTTAAATAAGATTTTTAATATTCTGTCTATTAAAAAGTTTCCTAAAAATTATAAATTGGTTTCTTTAGGTCAGAAACCCACGAACGTATATATCTTAAAAGAAGGTATTATAAGGTCATATAATATTGATATCAAAGGAAAAGAACACACCAAAACTATTTACACACCAGTAATTACATCTGGTAACCTAGGTGCTTTGATTAAAAATGAGCCTTCTGAGTTAATTTACGAGTGCTTAACTGACTGTGAAGTTATAGAATGTGATTATCACGATTTTTACAAACTTTCTTTACAACATCATGAGATTTCTATTTTTCACTATAAAATACTACAAAATATTTACATTAGAGAAGAATCAAAAATTTTAGAACTACAAATGTTAGATGCTACTCAGAGATATAAAAAACTACAGGAAAACTATCCAAATATTGACAACCTTATTAATCAATATCACATAGCTTCATACCTTAACATCACTCCTGTTCAACTTAGTAGAATTAGAAATAATTATAATTATTAA
- a CDS encoding Crp/Fnr family transcriptional regulator, with product MNDDIKKFVHLFFDLPDYLVSLFEGIVTYVELKPNEIFTKEGEYSNDFFIVKTGIMRSYLLNEKGTETTRAFFISGDISGANSAMMQKKSSEVNYQALTKVTGYKGDFNKLIELTLKYKEFSLFYIKALENAYLKAEELLLDISTLTSTERYIALKKRIPGIDKLITQRHIASYLNISPVQLSRIKKKLNNQ from the coding sequence ATGAATGATGATATAAAAAAATTTGTTCATCTATTTTTTGACTTACCAGATTATTTAGTTTCTCTCTTTGAAGGTATAGTTACATATGTAGAATTGAAACCCAATGAAATATTTACTAAAGAAGGCGAATACTCCAATGATTTTTTCATAGTTAAAACGGGTATCATGAGATCCTATTTATTAAATGAAAAAGGAACAGAAACAACTAGAGCTTTTTTTATCTCTGGTGATATTTCTGGAGCAAACTCAGCGATGATGCAAAAAAAATCTTCCGAAGTAAACTATCAAGCGCTAACTAAAGTAACAGGCTACAAAGGTGATTTTAATAAACTTATTGAATTGACATTAAAGTATAAAGAGTTTAGTTTATTTTATATAAAAGCTCTTGAAAACGCTTATTTAAAGGCAGAAGAATTACTCTTGGATATTTCTACACTCACTTCAACAGAAAGATATATAGCTTTAAAAAAAAGAATACCTGGTATTGACAAATTAATTACACAACGTCATATTGCTTCATACCTAAACATTTCTCCTGTTCAACTTAGCAGAATTAAAAAAAAACTAAATAATCAATAA
- a CDS encoding lipopolysaccharide biosynthesis protein, translating into MGIVFKQSFRNTLIIYLGFLIGGINTLVLYTRFLGDEYYGLATYVFSASNLIMPITAFGVHFTIIKFFSGYTSKVEKDKFLSSIIFLPLFIAIPIGYFWNFFHDWIMSYVVESGANENLIIEDYTIYIYIIAVACAYFEVFYSWARVQMQSVFGNLLKELYNRLAVMVLLFAVYFNFITKEEFLIYMSAAYIFRVLLMMTYAFRLYTPKFTFSLPNNFKEVLRYTFYIILAGSAGAIILDIDKVMIPGKEGLATAAYYTVAVFIGSFIEAPSRAMGQILQPLTSKALNENNPKETENLYKKSSINLLLIGGLFFVLVNCNVEELFRLMPNKNYGKEGVLVVLLISSAKLFLMSLGSNGAIISNSKFYRITLPVGLGMAFSVYFLNIYFFNDLEMGTKGLALATLITVLVFNTFKLWFVKEKFNMTPFTNKTFLMILIVLIMFLGFNFWNFSIPEFYLFEFPIHPIINIILKSILIIVVYVFVVVKLSISEQINNLAKRYIK; encoded by the coding sequence TTGGGAATTGTATTTAAACAATCATTTAGAAATACCTTAATAATTTATTTAGGATTTTTAATAGGCGGTATTAATACCTTAGTATTATATACACGATTTTTAGGTGATGAGTATTACGGGTTAGCAACCTATGTGTTTTCTGCTTCAAATTTAATCATGCCCATAACAGCTTTCGGAGTTCATTTTACCATTATCAAGTTTTTTTCAGGGTATACTTCAAAGGTGGAAAAAGATAAGTTCTTAAGCTCTATAATTTTTTTACCATTATTCATAGCAATTCCAATAGGATATTTTTGGAATTTCTTTCATGATTGGATTATGAGCTATGTAGTAGAAAGTGGAGCGAATGAAAATTTAATAATTGAAGACTATACAATTTATATTTACATAATAGCTGTTGCATGTGCTTACTTTGAAGTGTTTTACTCTTGGGCAAGAGTACAAATGCAGTCAGTGTTTGGAAACCTTTTAAAAGAACTATACAATAGATTAGCAGTAATGGTTTTGCTTTTTGCTGTATACTTTAATTTTATAACCAAAGAAGAGTTTTTAATATACATGTCTGCGGCATATATATTTAGAGTGTTGTTAATGATGACTTATGCTTTTCGTTTATACACTCCAAAGTTTACATTCAGTTTACCAAACAACTTTAAAGAAGTTTTACGATATACTTTTTATATAATTTTAGCTGGTAGTGCAGGAGCTATTATATTAGATATAGATAAAGTAATGATACCAGGTAAAGAAGGTCTTGCTACAGCTGCATATTATACGGTAGCTGTGTTTATAGGGTCGTTCATAGAAGCACCAAGCAGAGCTATGGGACAAATTTTACAGCCTTTAACCTCTAAGGCACTTAATGAAAATAATCCTAAAGAAACAGAGAATTTATACAAAAAAAGTTCTATTAATTTATTGTTGATTGGCGGACTGTTTTTTGTCTTAGTAAATTGTAATGTGGAGGAGTTATTCAGGCTGATGCCGAATAAAAACTATGGAAAAGAAGGAGTACTAGTAGTATTATTGATTTCGTCTGCAAAGTTATTTTTAATGTCATTAGGTAGTAATGGTGCTATTATAAGTAATTCTAAATTTTATCGTATTACGTTACCTGTAGGTTTAGGAATGGCCTTTTCTGTATATTTTTTAAATATTTACTTTTTTAATGATTTAGAGATGGGAACAAAAGGATTGGCACTAGCAACACTTATTACAGTTTTAGTGTTTAATACTTTTAAACTATGGTTTGTAAAAGAAAAGTTTAATATGACTCCTTTTACTAATAAAACATTTTTAATGATTCTTATTGTCTTAATTATGTTTTTAGGCTTTAATTTTTGGAATTTCTCTATACCCGAGTTTTATCTTTTTGAGTTCCCAATTCACCCGATAATAAACATTATTTTAAAAAGTATATTAATTATTGTAGTTTATGTTTTTGTGGTAGTAAAATTATCTATTTCTGAACAAATAAATAATTTAGCAAAAAGGTATATAAAATAA
- the wecB gene encoding non-hydrolyzing UDP-N-acetylglucosamine 2-epimerase: protein MKKIVTILGARPQFVKGAVLSRVIQKHTEIEEVIVHTGQHFDANMSAVFFDEMQIPKPKYNLNINGLSHGAMTGQMLEKIEEILLIEKPNAVVVYGDTNSTLAGALAAKKLHIKVVHIEAGLRSFNMQMPEEVNRILTDRIGNLLSCPTEIAVSNLKNEGFDNFDIFIEKHGDIMKDAVEFYSKSSEDKSTIIKDLGLEKNKFVLATIHRQENTDDKEKLTGIFSALEKINASKKVVLPLHPRTKKMLDQYKLKPNITFINPVGYFSMLELLKNCSLVITDSGGLQKEAFFNKKFCIIAREETEWKELVDNGYAAITGASTEKIESYFQQFLRTTKDFKEPLYGENVGEKIYQSILKLIKE from the coding sequence TTGAAAAAAATAGTAACTATATTAGGAGCACGTCCTCAATTTGTAAAAGGAGCTGTGCTAAGCAGAGTAATTCAAAAACATACTGAAATAGAAGAAGTAATAGTACACACAGGGCAACATTTTGATGCGAACATGAGTGCTGTTTTTTTTGATGAAATGCAAATACCTAAACCCAAATACAATTTAAATATAAATGGTTTAAGTCATGGTGCTATGACTGGGCAGATGTTAGAAAAAATCGAAGAGATTTTACTAATTGAAAAACCAAATGCAGTAGTTGTTTATGGAGATACAAACTCAACATTAGCAGGAGCTTTAGCAGCTAAAAAACTACATATAAAAGTGGTACATATTGAAGCAGGCTTACGTTCATTTAATATGCAGATGCCTGAAGAGGTCAACCGTATTTTGACTGATAGAATAGGAAACCTTTTAAGTTGTCCGACAGAAATAGCAGTGTCAAATTTGAAGAATGAAGGATTTGATAATTTTGATATTTTTATAGAAAAGCATGGTGATATTATGAAAGATGCTGTAGAATTTTATAGTAAGTCATCAGAAGATAAATCAACTATTATTAAAGACTTAGGTTTAGAGAAAAATAAGTTTGTACTAGCTACAATACATCGTCAAGAAAATACTGATGATAAAGAGAAGTTAACTGGTATTTTTTCTGCTCTTGAAAAAATTAATGCATCTAAAAAAGTAGTACTGCCATTACATCCAAGAACAAAAAAAATGCTTGATCAGTATAAGTTAAAGCCTAATATTACTTTTATTAATCCAGTAGGTTACTTTTCAATGTTAGAACTGTTGAAAAACTGTAGCTTGGTTATTACTGATAGTGGCGGACTACAAAAAGAGGCTTTCTTTAATAAAAAGTTTTGCATCATAGCAAGAGAAGAAACTGAATGGAAAGAATTGGTAGATAATGGTTATGCAGCTATAACTGGAGCTAGTACAGAAAAAATAGAAAGTTATTTTCAACAGTTTTTAAGGACAACAAAAGATTTTAAAGAGCCGTTATATGGAGAGAATGTGGGAGAAAAAATATATCAATCAATACTAAAATTAATAAAAGAATAA